Proteins found in one Drosophila innubila isolate TH190305 chromosome X, UK_Dinn_1.0, whole genome shotgun sequence genomic segment:
- the LOC117788326 gene encoding uncharacterized protein LOC117788326, which translates to MSRLAIFAFLLSLLLPVESTDYDVVVNEKTWSSSCDSEEDEGNTPLSELVNISDLTFVLDKDFETLYISGDITVKLQIPKTPIEMEVNVKHWERSHWEPTIISLKRDDFCKSMEDPFEVWHTYVVTQIPKDQRTCPPELEHVYSLRNFTNRVRLEKMPHWDVEGDLKAVVHFTVGKLKTCIPVYFTITIVK; encoded by the exons ATGTCGCGACTGGCTATCTTTGCTTTTCTGCTTTCGCTGCTGCTTCCCGTTGAG TCCACCGATTACGATGTCGTTGTCAATGAGAAAACGTGGTCTTCGTCTTGTGATAGCGAAGAGGACGAAGGAAACACACCCCTCAGTGAGCTTGTGAACATCAGCGACCTGACATTTGTACTGGATAAGGATTTCGAGACGCTTTACATAAGTGGCGACATTACTGTCAAACTCCAGATCCCCAAAACGCCCATTGAAATGGAGGTGAATGTGAAGCACTGGGAACGTAGCCATTGGGAACCGACAATTATCTCCCTAAAGCGCGACGACTTCTGTAAATCCATGGAGGATCCGTTCGAGGTCTGGCACACGTATGTCGTCACACAGATACCCAAAGATCAGCGAACATGTCCTCCAGAATTAGAA cATGTCTACAGCCTAAGGAATTTCACAAATCGAGTGCGATTGGAGAAAATGCCTCATTGGGATGTTGAAGGTGATCTAAAGGCCGTGGTGCATTTTACAGTCGGCAAGCTTAAGACCTGTATTCCTGTGTACTTCACAATTACTatagtaaagtaa
- the LOC117787508 gene encoding density-regulated protein homolog has protein sequence MTNESTNVAERLKMGPRENVTYPIVMKYCGHCTMPIEYCEYYPEYDKCKDWLERNLPDDFERLKIEEEQAAADGTDDDKKRQKRGGKGLLRVKKKEDVPKRICVSRAARGKKKSVTVVTGLSTFDIDLKVAAKFFGTKFACGSSVTGDDEIVIQGDVKDELFDVIPEKWAEIDDDVIEDLGDQKR, from the exons atgacaaACGAGAGCACAAATGTCGCGGAGCGACTCAAAATGGGTCCGCGAGAAAACGTAACGTATCCCATAGTCATGAAGTATTGCGGACACTGCACTATGCCCATAGAG TACTGTGAATACTATCCGGAGTACGACAAATGCAAGGATTGGCTGGAACGCAATCTACCGGATGATTTCGAGCGCCTTAAAATCGAGGAGGAGCAGGCTGCAGCCGATGGCACCGATGATGACAAGAAGCGCCAGAAACGGGGCGGCAAGGGTCTGTTGAGGGTCAAGAAGAAGGAGGATGTGCCAAAGCGTATCTGTGTATCACGTGCTGCCCGCGGCAAAAAGAAGTCCGTTACTGTCGTCACCGGATTGAGCACTTTTG ATATTGATCTCAAAGTGGCTGCCAAGTTCTTTGGAACAAAGTTCGCATGCGGCTCATCAGTGACTGGAGACGATGAAATTGTCATTCAGGGCGATGTTAAGGATGAGTTGTTTGATGTCATTCCTGAAAAGTGGGCCGAAATCGATGACGATGTCATTGAAGATCTGGGCGATCAGAAGCGCTAA
- the LOC117787520 gene encoding DNA-directed RNA polymerase III subunit RPC9 yields METVNATYSYVTNMEVMHILQQIKSTKKKFGMRNLATVTYEALQYLEESPCKVQTRETISSYLRDLSTYKLRPHEILQMVNDPPTSALHTQLLIDDNKAPLTDEQNEAIIQLTHKHFQPSSTEQQPQTTTTTAATSTSITTAQAQAQ; encoded by the exons ATGGAAAC CGTTAACGCCACTTACTCGTATGTCACGAACATGGAGGTAATGCACATTCTACAGCAGATCAAGAGCACCAAAAAGAAGTTCGGAATGCGAAACCTGGCGACAGTCACATATGAG GCTCTTCAGTATCTGGAGGAATCGCCTTGCAAGGTGCAAACACGTGAAACCATTAGCAGTTATCTGCGTGATCTCTCCACGTACAAATTAAGACCTCACGAGATTCTTCAAATGGTCAACGATCCGCCCACAAGTGCACTGCACACACAGCTG CTTATTGATGACAACAAAGCTCCGCTTACGGATGAGCAGAATGAAGCCATCATACAGTTGAcacataaacattttcaacCCAGTAGCACGGaacagcagccacaaacaacaacaacaacagcagccacgtCCACCTCCATCACCACGGCACAGGCACAAGCACAGTGA
- the LOC117793833 gene encoding GATOR complex protein NPRL2, which translates to MHSHANDSAAGNVGGSTEGKIRCIFLSEFHATAGCKISCQVPDNYISKEVFDAINVYIIPKQHLQRCILTVNAMDVKIVGYPVGIQDQQKYARNAFLFNLCFVCDSRARSVQYEPVVKKLSEYLIMMEEESCFLSREDDKLRLQNIFQTVLRDLNERKVATIVEGDNTIYLKIVMHKPDPPSVKDHMVPLLLANLRDTPLENWDLTTQQILPYINGINHVARIAAEADVETDLVKSCIQNLVYYGVVQLLPILKYSNVYMTQNLKHLIQSAALSNACRKYVALHPDKLLPSVQRIFQFYASMTHGVTLRAICQRLCPQHHNIDERKMVIFGLQHKFIRCIHKYPVFTGSVPSGRQKMYTGLISFDEICCKTGLSPCTIERDIEKDTNVTVIWK; encoded by the exons ATGCACTCCCACGCAAATGATAGCGCTGCCGGAAACGTCGGTGGCAGCACCGAGGGCAAAATACGATGCATCTTCCTGAGCGAATTCCATGCCACCGCGGGCTGCAAAATCAGCTGCCAG GTGCCCGACAACTACATCTCCAAAGAAGTCTTCGATGCGATCAATGTGTACATAATTCCCAAGCAGCATCTGCAACGTTGCATTCTCACAGTGAATGCGATGGACGTGAAGATCGTTGGGTATCCAGTTGGCATACAGGATCAGCAGAAGTATGCCCGCAATGCGTTCCTCTTTAATCTGTGCTTTGTCTGCGATTCCCGTGCACGCTCCGTGCAGTATGAGCCCGTGGTGAAGAAGCTGTCCGAGTATCTCATCATGATGGAGGAGGAGTCGTGCTTTCTATCACGGGAGGATGACAAGCTAAGGCTGCAGAACATCTTTCAAACGGTGCTCCGGGATCTGAATGAGCGCAAAGTGGCCACCATTGTTGAAGGCGACAACACGATTTATCTGAAAATTGTTATGCATAAGCCGGATCCGCCATCGGTCAAAGACCATATGGTGCCATTGTTGTTAGCCAATCTTCGAGATACGCCGCTCGAGAACTGGGATTTAACCACACAACAA ATACTACCTTATATCAATGGCATTAATCATGTGGCTCGCATAGCTGCCGAGGCGGATGTGGAAACAGATCTTGTCAAATCCTGTATACAGAACCTGGTTTACTATGGAGTTGTGCAGCTTCTGCCCATTTTGAAGTACAGCAATGTCTATATGACACAGAACCTAAAGCACCTCATACAAAGTGCTGCCTTGAGTAACGCCTGCCGCAAGTATGTGGCCCTGCATCCGGATAAATTGCTGCCGAGCGTGCAGAGGATCTTCCAGTTCTATGCATCAATGACTCATGGCGTCACACTGCGTGCCATATGTCAGCGCCTGTGCCCGCAACACCATAACATCGATGAGCGTAAGATGGTTATATTCGGATTGCAGCACAAGTTCATACGCTGCATACACAAATATCCGGTGTTTACGGGCTCAGTGCCGTCGGGCCGACAGAAGATGTACACGGGTCTCATCAGCTTCGACGAGATTTGCTGTAAAACTGGACTCTCGCCGTGCACTATCGAGAGGGATATTGAGAAGGATACAAATGTGACTGTGATTTGGAAATAG
- the LOC117787499 gene encoding uncharacterized protein LOC117787499 yields the protein MGIADADKAATGETLDVKGQKARQRAFLKRRSSQFGNGHLQSSWNMCTDLQRQWSRRRLRRLLSTGRPTVKMPKQPSDLKQRSWSFFWYTLLPMLLVLCLSCCITMYQNGDVVSSFMQRYMNQYRAIVNNKLNYCDRTMPLHEIFDTIRADVLGQESALNQLEQAMGNQSSFQSIALVGSSGLGKSLTMRLLYDLYPWKENVRSIFWNDFELNSDKARYKSVSSMLRNLAHCGRNLFIIDNLTPCDKDYVSSINALLLSRSDIALGSNDVDLKQLTIIYVFNLNRLLDDELYDRQVEVLQQLPQTTVINYRNFDVQDLEKCVRHEAKVVDMYLDEKHVQEMLNSTDFRVSGCKTVRSKVLIYARPDPIDKEEHNQANDTRTKTN from the coding sequence ATGGGAATCGCCGATGCAGACAAAGCCGCAACTGGAGAGACTTTGGATGTGAAGGGACAAAAGGCACGCCAACGTGCATTCTTGAAACGCCGCTCATCGCAGTTTGGCAACGGGCACTTACAAAGCAGCTGGAATATGTGCACGGATTTGCAGCGTCAGTGGTCGCGTCGCCGGCTGCGTCGCCTCTTGTCCACAGGCAGGCCGACAGTCAAGATGCCAAAACAACCATCGGATCTGAAGCAGCGCAGCTGGTCGTTCTTCTGGTACACACTGTTGCCCATGCTCTTAGTGTTGTGCCTCAGCTGCTGCATTACGATGTACCAGAATGGTGATGTCGTCTCCAGTTTCATGCAGCGTTATATGAACCAATATCGAGCCATAGTGAACAACAAGCTGAACTACTGTGATCGCACAATGCCATTGCACGAGATCTTTGATACCATTCGTGCCGATGTGCTTGGTCAGGAGTCGGCACTTAACCAGCTGGAGCAGGCCATGGGCAACCAGAGCTCATTTCAGTCCATTGCATTGGTGGGCTCATCTGGACTTGGCAAAAGTCTGACCATGCGCCTGCTGTACGATTTGTATCCATGGAAAGAGAACGTCCGCAGCATTTTCTGGAACGACTTTGAGCTGAATAGCGACAAGGCACGCTACAAATCAGTGTCTTCCATGCTGCGCAACTTGGCACATTGCGGCCGCAATCTGTTTATCATTGACAACTTGACACCGTGCGATAAGGATTATGTTTCATCCATAAATGCATTGCTACTGTCTCGCTCTGACATCGCCCTGGGCAGCAATGACGTGGATCTGAAACAGCTGACAATCATCTATGTTTTCAATCTCAATCGTTTGCTCGACGATGAGCTCTATGACCGGCAGGTCGAAGTTCTGCAACAACTACCACAAACCACTGTAATAAACTATCGCAATTTTGATGTCCAGGATCTGGAGAAGTGCGTGCGCCATGAGGCAAAGGTTGTGGACATGTACTTGGACGAGAAACACGTGCAGGAAATGCTTAATTCAACCGACTTCAGAGTTTCCGGCTGCAAAACTGTTCGTTCCAAAGTTCTCATTTATGCGCGTCCGGATCCAATTGATAAGGAGGAACACAATCAGGCGAATGACACTCGAACCAAGACTAACTAA